The following proteins come from a genomic window of Nautilia profundicola AmH:
- a CDS encoding GGDEF domain-containing protein gives MFLAIIITFVFFVLRLLDIIPRPSLATLNTTSLLFFLIAMYVCLLKCKNKLYTIQLVTYFVIITFITLQTVIAKYNVFLPVWVDFTILTAYITTNKKIAIIISVYSLFALFFIKLFNLYNIDAFSFMTLIMSLVAFSILGFLISLQLDKYAKETLEQSKKLEKLALIDELTQIFNRRAFFKIAQKLLMQAKREEKTLTLIMMDIDHFKKINDTYGHKAGDIVLKSFVSEIQKIIRQNDLFARIGGEEFVLLLYDTSEKDVDAIVDKILNAIRNMHISINENTMIQITVSLGIYIIQSYNEDNIQQALINADKALYVAKKTGRNKAVYY, from the coding sequence TTGTTTCTTGCAATAATTATTACATTTGTATTTTTTGTTTTAAGACTGTTAGACATAATACCAAGACCGTCATTGGCAACATTAAACACAACAAGTCTGCTTTTCTTTTTAATAGCAATGTATGTTTGCTTATTAAAATGCAAAAATAAACTTTATACAATACAGTTAGTAACATATTTTGTAATTATTACTTTTATAACACTTCAAACTGTTATTGCAAAATATAATGTTTTTCTACCTGTATGGGTTGATTTTACCATTTTAACAGCATATATTACAACAAATAAAAAAATAGCCATAATCATCTCAGTTTATAGTTTATTTGCTCTTTTTTTTATAAAACTGTTCAATCTATATAATATCGATGCATTTTCCTTCATGACCCTTATAATGAGTCTCGTAGCATTTTCAATATTAGGTTTTTTAATTTCCCTACAATTAGACAAATACGCAAAAGAAACACTTGAGCAAAGTAAAAAATTAGAAAAACTTGCTTTAATAGATGAGCTAACTCAAATTTTTAACAGGAGGGCTTTTTTTAAAATTGCCCAAAAACTCTTAATGCAAGCAAAAAGAGAAGAAAAAACACTAACTCTTATCATGATGGATATCGATCATTTTAAAAAAATAAACGATACATATGGACACAAAGCCGGAGATATCGTGTTAAAAAGTTTTGTTTCAGAAATTCAAAAAATTATTAGACAAAATGATTTGTTTGCAAGAATTGGAGGCGAAGAATTTGTACTTCTTTTGTATGATACTTCGGAAAAAGACGTAGATGCTATTGTTGATAAAATTTTAAACGCCATAAGAAACATGCATATTTCAATTAACGAAAATACAATGATACAAATAACGGTGAGTTTAGGTATATATATTATTCAGTCTTACAATGAAGACAATATTCAACAAGCTTTAATTAACGCTGATAAAGCACTTTATGTAGCGAAAAAAACCGGAAGAAATAAAGCTGTTTATTATTGA
- the pckA gene encoding phosphoenolpyruvate carboxykinase (ATP), protein MIKELDKIGIKANKIIHNPSYDKIIEDTLKKGEVELTASGATAVDTGEFTGRSPKDKYFVKQSPSDQYIAWGDINQPISLETFKKLEAFTKEELSKKDELYVVDVFVGASKESRRGIRFVTPIAWQAHFVMNMFILPTEEEKANFKPDFTFLVAGKARYPEWKEEGLNSDIFVAFNIEENLAVMSGTMYGGEMKKGIFTMMNYWLPLEGKLSMHCSANVGEEGDVALFFGLSGTGKTTLSTDPKRKLIGDDEHGWDDNGVFNFEGGCYAKVINLDKESEPEIYGAIKRGALLENVVLKENGEVDYTDGSKTENTRVSYPIEHIENHECTLQGGHPKNIIFLSADAFGVLPPVSKLTKEQAMYYFLSGYTAKVAGTERGITEPVATFSACFGEPFLPLHPTAYAKLLGEKIDKHEVNVYLVNTGWTGGPYGVGHRMSIKDTRACINAILDGSINNAEFETLPVFELQIPKELPGVNTEVLNPRNTWEDKNAYDEQLKKLASMFVENFKRYEDVPEGVEYEKAGPKV, encoded by the coding sequence ATGATAAAAGAATTAGACAAGATTGGTATTAAAGCGAACAAAATAATACACAATCCAAGTTATGATAAAATTATTGAAGACACACTAAAAAAAGGTGAAGTTGAGTTAACCGCAAGTGGCGCAACTGCTGTTGATACCGGTGAGTTTACGGGTAGAAGCCCAAAAGATAAATATTTTGTAAAACAATCTCCGAGTGATCAATATATTGCATGGGGTGATATAAATCAACCGATCTCACTTGAAACTTTTAAAAAATTAGAAGCTTTCACAAAAGAAGAACTTTCAAAAAAAGACGAATTATATGTTGTTGATGTTTTTGTAGGTGCAAGTAAAGAAAGTAGAAGAGGTATAAGATTCGTAACTCCTATCGCATGGCAAGCACATTTTGTAATGAATATGTTTATATTGCCAACAGAAGAAGAAAAAGCAAACTTCAAACCTGATTTTACTTTTTTGGTTGCCGGAAAAGCCAGATATCCTGAGTGGAAAGAAGAAGGATTAAATAGTGATATTTTCGTAGCATTTAACATAGAAGAAAACCTTGCTGTCATGAGCGGAACAATGTACGGCGGCGAAATGAAAAAAGGTATATTTACCATGATGAATTACTGGTTGCCGCTTGAGGGTAAACTTTCTATGCATTGTTCGGCAAATGTTGGTGAAGAAGGAGATGTTGCTTTATTTTTCGGTCTTTCTGGAACTGGTAAAACAACTCTATCTACTGATCCAAAAAGAAAACTTATAGGTGATGACGAACATGGATGGGATGATAACGGTGTATTTAACTTCGAAGGTGGATGTTACGCAAAAGTTATCAATCTTGATAAAGAGAGTGAGCCAGAAATTTACGGAGCAATCAAAAGAGGAGCACTTCTTGAAAATGTAGTACTTAAAGAAAACGGTGAAGTTGATTATACTGACGGAAGCAAAACTGAGAACACAAGAGTTTCATATCCTATTGAACATATTGAAAACCATGAATGCACACTTCAGGGAGGACACCCTAAAAATATTATATTCTTAAGTGCTGATGCGTTTGGTGTTCTACCTCCTGTTTCTAAACTAACTAAAGAGCAGGCAATGTATTATTTCTTAAGCGGTTATACTGCTAAAGTTGCTGGGACTGAAAGAGGAATCACAGAACCAGTTGCAACATTTAGTGCATGTTTCGGTGAACCTTTCTTACCATTACATCCTACTGCATACGCAAAACTCCTTGGTGAAAAAATCGATAAACACGAAGTAAACGTTTATCTTGTAAATACAGGATGGACAGGTGGTCCTTACGGTGTAGGTCACAGAATGAGTATTAAAGATACAAGAGCATGTATTAACGCTATTCTTGACGGAAGTATCAATAATGCTGAATTTGAAACTCTTCCTGTATTTGAACTTCAAATACCAAAAGAGCTTCCTGGAGTAAATACTGAGGTATTAAATCCAAGAAACACTTGGGAAGACAAAAACGCATACGATGAGCAACTAAAAAAACTTGCAAGTATGTTTGTTGAAAACTTCAAAAGATACGAAGACGTACCTGAGGGCGTAGAGTACGAAAAAGCGGGGCCAAAAGTATAA
- a CDS encoding cytochrome d ubiquinol oxidase subunit II: MTWAPITVDATHFYLQFYWWIIVAVLGGLFLFMTFVQGGQTLFHVAKDEIEERGILNSLGRKWELTFTTLVMFGGALYAAFPLFYSVSFGGAYWVWMLILFAFVLQAVSYEYMNRTGNLIGKGAYKFFLYFNGVVGIVLIGAAVGTFFTGSNFTYDPATRILEWGTAKDGFNLRGLEAAIDFKHGAWFNLAMGVLVFAVARILGALWLINDLDEKDFADVVARLRAVVKRCFVVLLVALVIVLYGLITLKGYAYDIHDPKGTVSLVAGKYLQNLLAFGAIQLIVFLVGVVLFVLGVFQSGFGSSRKGIWAAGLGTVLIGIIVFTLAGLNGTAFYPSYADLQSSLTIQNASGSKYTLMVMAWVSVAVPFVLGYIIYVWYQMKKQGPITKEEILTDDHAY; the protein is encoded by the coding sequence ATGACTTGGGCACCAATTACAGTGGACGCAACTCATTTTTATCTACAGTTTTATTGGTGGATAATTGTTGCGGTTCTTGGAGGACTATTCTTATTTATGACATTTGTTCAAGGTGGACAAACATTATTTCACGTAGCAAAAGATGAAATTGAAGAGAGAGGTATTCTTAACTCTCTTGGTAGAAAATGGGAACTCACATTTACAACTCTTGTTATGTTCGGTGGTGCGTTATACGCAGCATTCCCACTATTTTACTCAGTATCTTTCGGTGGAGCTTACTGGGTATGGATGCTAATTCTTTTCGCATTCGTACTTCAGGCAGTATCATATGAATATATGAACAGAACAGGTAACCTTATCGGTAAAGGTGCATACAAATTCTTCTTATATTTCAACGGTGTTGTTGGTATTGTATTAATCGGTGCTGCAGTTGGAACATTCTTTACAGGTTCAAACTTTACTTATGATCCTGCTACAAGAATCCTTGAGTGGGGTACAGCTAAAGACGGATTCAACTTAAGAGGTCTTGAAGCTGCAATCGATTTTAAACACGGAGCATGGTTTAACCTTGCAATGGGTGTTTTAGTATTCGCAGTAGCAAGAATTCTTGGGGCATTATGGTTAATTAACGACCTTGATGAAAAAGATTTCGCAGACGTAGTTGCAAGACTTAGAGCTGTAGTTAAAAGATGTTTCGTAGTTTTACTTGTAGCTTTAGTAATCGTTCTTTACGGACTAATTACATTAAAAGGTTACGCGTACGACATTCACGATCCTAAAGGTACTGTTTCATTAGTGGCAGGTAAATATTTACAAAACTTATTAGCATTCGGTGCTATTCAGTTAATCGTATTCTTAGTAGGTGTTGTATTATTCGTTCTTGGTGTATTCCAAAGCGGATTCGGTAGTTCAAGAAAAGGTATCTGGGCTGCAGGTCTTGGTACTGTATTAATCGGAATTATCGTATTTACATTAGCTGGTTTAAATGGAACTGCGTTTTATCCAAGTTATGCTGATTTACAAAGTAGCTTAACAATCCAAAATGCATCAGGTTCTAAATACACACTAATGGTTATGGCATGGGTTAGTGTTGCTGTTCCTTTTGTTTTAGGATATATTATTTACGTTTGGTATCAAATGAAAAAACAAGGTCCTATTACAAAAGAAGAAATCTTAACAGATGACCATGCATATTAA